GCGGGCAGGGTGTGCGGGGCAGTGCCCTGGCAAGGCACCAAGTGCAGgatgggctggcagcagcccttgCCATGTCCAGAGACAGGCAGCGaatgggcagtgctgagggtaGCGCGGGCAGGCCGTGCACTGGCAGGGTTGTGTGCATGGGCAGCTtggggcagagcacaggcagtgtgTGGTCAGCGCCCTGGGAGTGTGGGCAGTGTGCAGGCAGTGCCCGCTGTGGTTGTGGGGCAGGCAGGGTACTGCAGTGTGTGGGCAGTGTGGGGTCCGCACTCCTCCCCCCACAGCCCTCACGTGGCACATGCAGGCAGTGACCCAGTTCCGGGCATCCTTCGTGGGCCCCTCTGGCAGCGGGGCCGCCCCCAGCCCAGCGCCTCGTGCTGCCGGAGCCCGGGCTCACGGGCAGCGTGGAGGGAGCAGCGCCCGGGCCCGTGCCGGGAGCAAGGGCAGGACCCCACGGGGGGCGGCTCCTATCCACTCCTGGGCACCGGCCGCTCTGCAAGTGCTGTCGGCAGGTGTCACATCCACGGGGTGACACCGTGTGGGCATCCCGGATAGGGAGGCTGGTGCCTGCCGaaactgggcactgctgggggcgAAGGGAGCACCCAACCAACCGGATGCCCACTAGCCGGGGGGAATGGAGAGCAGAGGGGATGCAAaaccctctccctgcagagttGGTGTCAGAGGCTGGCGGGCATGTGAGCATAATGGCACTGGCAGCACCGTGGGGCCATCCCGGCTCTGCCCCCCTCAATAGGCAGAggtttccagcagctgcaggagggctctgctctccctgcagtgccacagagccccagctccccgTGCAAGCCTCCCCCTGCACCCACGCTGTCCTTACCCACGCTGTCCTCGCAGAGGAGGAATAATTTGGAGAAACCATGGCAACCCCACAGCTCCACCGGCAGTGGGTGCCGCTGGGTGGGTGGAAGACACTGGTGCCCGTGGGATGCAGCGCCCACATCCCCAGtgcacagggatgcacacaTGCTGGGTGACAGTTCTTTGGGTGGCAGTTCTTTTTGgttcagcagggctgtggctgcaggggtCTCTTGAGGGTGCTCCATGCACTCACAAGGCGTCCATGGCCCCAGCAGCCACACCTCCACCACACTGGGAGTGCCCAAGAAGCCTCATGTGCCTTGTTTGTTTTACAGCGCTGGGATGGAGTCACCACAGGCCCCTCGGCCACCTCAGCCCACCCAccccctcactgctgctgctggaccaGGTAGGACCCTGGGCTACAGTTCCCTGCCTACCAGCCACCCCAACACCACAGGAATGGGCTTCCCAATGCCACTGTCACCATCGCTGTGGCATGAGGTGCTGCCTTGCCGGATCCAGCCCAGTTCCCACATACTGTAACACAGCAGAGCCAATACTGGGCCACCTTCTGGGGGGCAAAcctgccctcccagctctgcagggagacaCTGGGACCCCCATCTCCTTTCTCATGGCATCTTGCTCTTCCCAGCCCATCACATGAACAGACACCCCAAGGACACTGGAGTCACCTCAGCTCTGCCATCTGCACCCCCCCAGCTGTGGAGCAGGTAATGAGGAGGAACCCAAGTCCCCTCCCCATCTCTGCATAGTCGATGCTTATTGCTAAATAAagtaaattctttttctccaagAAACATCCTCCCTGTGgtcctctgctgctctttaaAGCCAAGTGTCCACCCATCTTTAGTGcaacacagagcagccagcatcAACAAGTGCACCCAGGCCCTTGGGGGCCACAACACCCAATGCTCAGACGACATGGTGAGGTGACAGCTGGGGGGCCCCTGTTGTGGGCAGAGAAGGTGcacatctcccagtgctggtgacaACCCATGGCAGCTCTCGAAGGGCTGGTAGGGAAGGTCAGTGCTACAACCCACTTAGTCCTGTGGGCAGACCCCTTCCTCTGTCCCCACCATGCACTGTGGCAACCTTGTAATGAAGTCCTCATTGTCACACAGCTGTGTCACACTGCGGCTGGGGACTCTGCCCACCCTGGCCACCCAAGAGCATTGTCCCAGAGCACTGGGTGCTAGGTGCTGGCACACAGTGGGTGTCAGACCCcatctcccacagcagctgaagcCACCATCAGATTTGCTTTCCAGCCCAGGGGACATGTCACAGCCATGGGTCACAGAAGACGACAAAGCCAGAGGGTactgagccagcacagctcctctggcacagggaggtgatGCAGGTATCACTGCTTACATGTGGGTTGGGGCACCCACCACAACACCCCTCTGCCACCCCTTGGGGCCACCTCTGATCTGAAAGACCCAGAGAGTGTGCAACTCCATGTAGCCAGCCCTGTGACCACCCCGCACGGGTGTTTGTGGGCCACAGTGGGTGCAGCCACCACAGGGAGGGGTTGTAGCTCCTGCCTCCTACAGAGCCCCAGACCATGGGGGCTTCCCAGCCACCACGGCGGGTGCTCATGGTGCCTGTccctgggccctgcagggctggtgcagggACGTGGGTACACACAGTCCCAGGAGATCCCTCAACACTCCAGTGCTCTCACCAGGACTGAGCACACACTTTCCATGGAAAACCCTGGTGTTGAaccctcacagccctgctcagagctgccaaTTCATGTGATTCTGCAAGAcagtccctgtgccctgtgggCCAGGAAGAGGGCACAGTACTCTGTGTTCTCCTCTTACCGTGCTGAGCTGGTATGCAGTTGCCTGGCTGCCCCCATCAgtgtcctgccagctgctccGTGATTTGCACCCTGGATCTGGAGactttttccagtttcttcctCCAGTTGATTGACTAttgacagcagcagtggaggCTGGGATGCCCCCAAACCTTCCTTTCTGAAGAGATGGCCaacccccagctctgagccaggaGCAGCGGGGATTGATATGAGATCACTCCAGGATTGAGGCACCTCATGTGTTCTCTTGCAGGGTGGGCTACCGTCCTCTGAGGCCGTGTGACAGGGAACTGGCAGAAGAGTCGCTTTTAAGATGACACGAACAGACCCACCTGACATTCTGGTGTCCACGGTGTACCAAGACATCAAGGTGGcgacagcagcccctggggattCCGTTGTCTGTCAGCCCCTAGCACAATGTGACGCCTCCATGTCCTCCTCCCTGTCCCGCGAGCCGCAGCCCTTCAACAAGCGCCATTGCAGGAGTTTCGACTTCATCGAGTCGCTGGAAGAGTTGGGCACCCCCTCGGCCATGGAGCGCGCCTGCCCGCGCCCCGGCATGCCCGAGCCCACGCCGGGGCCGCCGGGCAGGCAGGCGCCACCGAAGCCGGACCCTTACAGCGGCAGAGCCCCCGCGCCGCGGAGCGAGCCGAAGCGCCGAGCCCGCTCCAAGAGCGCCCCGCGGGTGAAGTCCACCCTGACCCCGGTGCCCATCACCGTGGCGGCATCACCGCCGCCAGCCCGGCGTGGGCGGGAGGTGCTGCGGGGGGCACGGGAGCCCTCCCGCACTGATCCCTCGCCGCGCCGCGAGGGCTCGATGCCGCTGCGGGCACTGGCCAACGAGGTTCACCCCATCAAGCTGCAGCCGCAGCGGAGCAGCGTCAGCCGCATCTCCCCGCTCTGCCTGGGCAGCAATTGCTACGAGGAAGGGCCGGGGGGGAAGGTGGGCGCCAGCCCCCACGTCAAGTGCCGAGTGGACATCAAACCCGACGAGGCAGTGCTGGTGCACACGGCGCGGAGCCTGCGGGCAGCCCCGAACCGTCCGGAGCCGCCGCGCTGGCCCCGCACCCCTGGGGCCGCCCGCAGCCTGACCGTGCCAGGGAGCCGGCAGGCGTCCGCGTCCCGCACGCCCACCCCCAGCGACTCCTACAGCGGGGACCCTCCGCTGCTGCCCTACCCCGGTGAGTACTACGAGGCAGATCCCCGGGCGCTGGCGTACCAGACAGTGCCCGTGCCAGCCTCACGGGAATTCAGGGAGTACCCCGACAGGGGCTGCATGACCTTTTCGGCCCCCGGGGTCCCAGCCAAGTTCTTCTACGCCGAGGAGTCAGCGcggtgccccagccctgccatgcccCTCCGCAGCTCTGGCTATGCCAGCTACCCCTACCCCAGCCGCCACGCCGTGCCCCAGCCCTTCTACAGCGAGGACCCGGTCAAGGCTGCTGCTCACACGATGCCGCCCCGGACGTTGTACGTGGAGGAGGCGCGGGGTTACCCGGTGCAGGAGGCACCTGCCCGCACTTTCTATGGGGATGAGCCCCGCTACTACGCCCCGCGTGGGACCCCTGTCAAAACCCTCTACGCCGAGGACGCTCGGACATacccagccctcagctcctcccCCCGGCTGCTCTACGCCGAGGACTACGGGAAGTACCGGGAACGGGAGGTGCTGTCGCGCACGTGCCCCCCGCCCCGCAGCGCACAGCCCCTGCACTTCGGGGACTGGTACTGCCCCGAGCGGGCCACGCTGCCCTaccagagcctgcagctgtCCCGCTTCACCCCACAGCCGGCCGGGCGTGAGGCCATGTTCTCCTCCTGGCATGCCAGCTACGGCGTGACTCCACCGCGGCTGGGCCGGCAGACCCAGCACTACTCCAAATCCTGGGACAACATCCTGGCGCCAGCAGCGCGCAGGGAGGAGGCCCTGCTGCGTGGGCGCAGCTATGAGAACCTGCTCGCCCATGAAGAGCACCGTGCCTTATCCCCCGAGGAGCGCCGGCAGCCTGTGGTGATCAACCTGTCGAGCTCACCCAAGCGCTACGCGGCCCTGTCCCTCTCCGAGAGCTCCATCCTCGAGCGGGTGCACGCTGACGGCAGCCGCGGGCACTCGGGCCGCTCCTGGTACGTCACGCCGGAGATCACCATCACGGACAACGACATCCGCGCCGAGGGGCTGGGCCGGAGCGAGAGGCGCTCGGCCAGCTGGGACATGCTGGACGCGGGCCGGGAGTGCAGGCCCTACGCTGTGCCCTGCgccccgcagcccggccccAGGGAGAGCGGCTCGGGGCGCCAGcgcagcctggagcagctggacgAACTCATCACCGACCTTGTCATTGACTACAAGCCGGCGCCGGGCCACCGCtccggggacagggacagcctcGCGGAGCAGCtcaagcagctgctgagcagcgGCGCCTCGGGGCCCCCCCGGCGGGGCGAGGGCAGGCGGGTCCCTCACAACGTGCCCGAGGGACCCCGACCCACAAAGGAGCAGCCGGGCCCCAGCTCCCATGCTGGCACCCCGCACCGCCCACCGGCCACCGGCCCCTTCGAAAAGTCACCGGAGAACTGCTCGCCCGACCTGAGCGCTGAGGAGGACGACATGATGATGTGCTCCAATGCCAAGTGCCGGCGCACAGAGACTATGTTCAATGCCTGCCTCTACTTCAAATCGTGCCACAGCTGCTACACCTACTACTGCTCCCGGCACTGCCGGCGCGAGGACTGGGACACGCACAAGGCCAGCTGCGTCTACGGGCGGGTGGGCAGCGTCTGCCGCCACGTCCTGCAGTTCTGCCGCGAGAACACCGAGGTGCACAAGGCTTTCTCACGTATCGCCAAGGTGGGATACCTCTCCCGCGGCCGTGGCGTCCTCTTCCTGGGCTTCCCCAATGCGGGCTCCGCCGAGAACTTTCTCCAGTTTGGGCTGGAGAGCCTGCTGATGTCCCCCACGTACCTGTCCCTGCGGGAGCTGGACAGCTACTCGGACAACCTGGGGGAGTATGCTCAGGAGCTGCGGGAGACAGGCAACCAGTACGACCCCAGCGAATGTTTCCTGCTGAATGTAACCGTGGCCGTCACTCAGAAAGTGCCAGAGAGGCCGTCACCGAAGATGCAGGTGCCGACGGTCAGGAAATATGCCAAGGTGGCCTTagcctcctccagccctgagaAGAAGATCTTGAAGAAGGAGCGGGACATGGAAACGTTGATCCTGACGCCACCGCCCGGAACGGCGGACATCGacaaggagggggaggagggccGGAAGGCTCGGGAGGTCTGCTTCATCAACATCCAGCGGGAGCTGCGCATCCGCGGCGTCTTCCTGCGGCACGAGTTCCCCGCTGTCTACGAGCAGCTCTGCGACTTCGTGGAGAGCAACAAGCGCTTCACTCCCACCACCATCTACCCCATCGACAAGAGGACGGGCAAACAGTTCATGTGCATGATTATGGCGGCCTCCGAGCCTCGCACCCTCGACTGGGTGGCCAGCCCCAACCTCCTGGACGACATCATGTGAACGCAGGGCGGGGGGCACCCCCTCTGTAGACACGTACTGTCCTGTCAGAGCCCCCTCGGCTGTTACACCAAGGGGCACCAAGGGGAGGGGGCTGCGGGCAGCCGGCAGTGCTGGGGGGGCCGGGCGGTGACGGGAGCACAGCCCGAAGTTTGCCCTGGAACCCAGAGCCTGGtgagcccctgcagagccctctcGGATGAGCAGTGCTTGGCCAGAGCGGGGGCGCCCCGCACACCCCCAACCCCTGCCCACCGGGGCTGCCGCAGGGTCCCCTCAGCACGGAGGGTCCCGCAGCGGCCATACCCAGCGCCTGGGACTGGGCTCACCCGGACCGTGTCCCCTCCGCGTCTGTGTAGGCTGTGCGTGTTACTGCGGGAGCGTCAGGTGCTGGGGGCCCTGGGATCCCACGcgggctctgggcacagagcggggcagggctggggggtccctggACGCTGCCGGGGGAGGGGCGGAGCGGCCGCGGTGAGGGATCCACGGGGGGGAACGGGCTCTGACCGGGGTCGGAGGTAATCGCCAGTGAGGGGTGACCGTGGCGGGGATCAGGGAAGGCGAGGCAGAGCCGGGGTTGTCGAGCCCACCGCCGGCACCGCGCCGGCGGCAGCGTGCCCCCCCCCAGAGCCGCTGCCCGGCGGGACCCCGCGCCGGCTGTGGGCGGAGCCTGGCTCCGCGAGCGCTGGTTGGACGTCGGGCGGAGGAGGCGGGAACACGGGCAGAGGCCGGGCGCTGGTTGGACGTCGGGCGGAGGAGGCGGGAACACGGGCAGGGGCCGGGCGCTGGTTGGACGCCGGGCGGAGGAGGCGGGAACACGGGCAGGGGCCGGGCGCTGGTTGGACGTCGGGCGGAGGAGGCGGGAACACGGGCAGGAACCGGGCGCTGGTTGGACGTCGGGCGGAGGAGGCGGGAACACGGGCAGGGGCCGG
This window of the Camarhynchus parvulus chromosome 17, STF_HiC, whole genome shotgun sequence genome carries:
- the AJM1 gene encoding apical junction component 1 homolog; this translates as MTRTDPPDILVSTVYQDIKVATAAPGDSVVCQPLAQCDASMSSSLSREPQPFNKRHCRSFDFIESLEELGTPSAMERACPRPGMPEPTPGPPGRQAPPKPDPYSGRAPAPRSEPKRRARSKSAPRVKSTLTPVPITVAASPPPARRGREVLRGAREPSRTDPSPRREGSMPLRALANEVHPIKLQPQRSSVSRISPLCLGSNCYEEGPGGKVGASPHVKCRVDIKPDEAVLVHTARSLRAAPNRPEPPRWPRTPGAARSLTVPGSRQASASRTPTPSDSYSGDPPLLPYPGEYYEADPRALAYQTVPVPASREFREYPDRGCMTFSAPGVPAKFFYAEESARCPSPAMPLRSSGYASYPYPSRHAVPQPFYSEDPVKAAAHTMPPRTLYVEEARGYPVQEAPARTFYGDEPRYYAPRGTPVKTLYAEDARTYPALSSSPRLLYAEDYGKYREREVLSRTCPPPRSAQPLHFGDWYCPERATLPYQSLQLSRFTPQPAGREAMFSSWHASYGVTPPRLGRQTQHYSKSWDNILAPAARREEALLRGRSYENLLAHEEHRALSPEERRQPVVINLSSSPKRYAALSLSESSILERVHADGSRGHSGRSWYVTPEITITDNDIRAEGLGRSERRSASWDMLDAGRECRPYAVPCAPQPGPRESGSGRQRSLEQLDELITDLVIDYKPAPGHRSGDRDSLAEQLKQLLSSGASGPPRRGEGRRVPHNVPEGPRPTKEQPGPSSHAGTPHRPPATGPFEKSPENCSPDLSAEEDDMMMCSNAKCRRTETMFNACLYFKSCHSCYTYYCSRHCRREDWDTHKASCVYGRVGSVCRHVLQFCRENTEVHKAFSRIAKVGYLSRGRGVLFLGFPNAGSAENFLQFGLESLLMSPTYLSLRELDSYSDNLGEYAQELRETGNQYDPSECFLLNVTVAVTQKVPERPSPKMQVPTVRKYAKVALASSSPEKKILKKERDMETLILTPPPGTADIDKEGEEGRKAREVCFINIQRELRIRGVFLRHEFPAVYEQLCDFVESNKRFTPTTIYPIDKRTGKQFMCMIMAASEPRTLDWVASPNLLDDIM